CAAAAAGAGCTCTCTCAATTCTTTTCCGCTTCTCCATCGCATGATGTCCCTCTCTCCCCCCTCGCCGCGGCGATTGGACCCTATCTCCTCCGCCGGGCGCGCCGCAGAAGATCCTCCCTGCACCGGGTTATCTCGCCCATCACGGCGTCGTATTCCTGGTCGGGAAATTCCCCGGCTCGGTAAAGCCATTTCCCGGCGCACATCGTACCCAGTATATCGGAACTGGAGCCGGCGTAGACGATGAAATCGACGATATTGTCGGGGCTCCACCCGATATAGTGGGGCCGGTCCAGGTCGATCATGACCAGGTCGGCCTGCCACCCCTCCCGTATCAGGCCCAGGTCGTCGAACCCGGCGGACAAAGCCCCCGAAAGGGTGGCCATTCTGAAGACGTCCCGGGCGGCCATGACCGTCGGGTCCTTCGAGACCCCCTTGTGCATGAGGGCGCAGAGCCTCATCTCGCCCCAGGTGTCGAGACGGTTGTTGCTGGCGGCCCCGTCGGTGCCCAGCGACAGGGAAACGCCGCCTTCCAGGAAGGCCTGTGCCGGGGCGTGCCCGCTGCCCAGTTTCATGTTGCTCGACGGGGAGTGTGCCACCGTCGCCGTGGAACCGGCCAGGCCGGGTATCTCGGAAGGGGGAAACCAGACGCAGTGGGCGAGGATGGCGGAGGGGACTCCCAGGAGGCCGGTCTCCTCCAGGTATGCCATGGGCGTGAGCCCGTACCTGTCCCGGATGAAATCGGGCTCCCACTCGGCCTCGAGGAAGTGAAAGTGCACCCCCGCGCCTATTTCGGCGGCGGAGGCCGTTATGCCCTTCAGCGCCTCCGGGGAGACCGTGTAGGGGGCGTGGGGGCCCAGTTGAACCCTGATATTACCCTTGCCGTCCCATCGGTGGAAGAGCTCCACGCCCTCGCGGACCTTCTCCGGGTCGTCCCCCGTGAGCCCCCGGCTCATGCAGCAGCGGATGCCCGTATCGACGGCGGCTCGGGCCACCTCGTCCATCTCGAAGTACATGTCGCAAAAGCACGTCGTCCCCGTGGAGGCCATCTCCATGACGGCGCCCCGGGTCCCCCAGTATATGTGCTCCGGGGCCAGCCCCGCCTCCACGGGCCATATCCTCTCCTCCAGCCACTGCTTCAGGGGCAGTTCCTCCCCCAGCCCTCGGAGGAGCACCATGGCCGCGTGGGTATGGCCGTTGACGAACCCCGGCGCCAGGAGCCTCTTGCCCTCCCCTTTCACGATCTCGACGCCGCGGGGGGCCTCGGAAAGGTCGGTGC
The Thermovirga sp. DNA segment above includes these coding regions:
- a CDS encoding amidohydrolase — protein: MAVLFRDFYFIDADRDGASRGDLLVEGGRISRIGTDLSEAPRGVEIVKGEGKRLLAPGFVNGHTHAAMVLLRGLGEELPLKQWLEERIWPVEAGLAPEHIYWGTRGAVMEMASTGTTCFCDMYFEMDEVARAAVDTGIRCCMSRGLTGDDPEKVREGVELFHRWDGKGNIRVQLGPHAPYTVSPEALKGITASAAEIGAGVHFHFLEAEWEPDFIRDRYGLTPMAYLEETGLLGVPSAILAHCVWFPPSEIPGLAGSTATVAHSPSSNMKLGSGHAPAQAFLEGGVSLSLGTDGAASNNRLDTWGEMRLCALMHKGVSKDPTVMAARDVFRMATLSGALSAGFDDLGLIREGWQADLVMIDLDRPHYIGWSPDNIVDFIVYAGSSSDILGTMCAGKWLYRAGEFPDQEYDAVMGEITRCREDLLRRARRRR